The Bos indicus x Bos taurus breed Angus x Brahman F1 hybrid chromosome 13, Bos_hybrid_MaternalHap_v2.0, whole genome shotgun sequence genome includes a region encoding these proteins:
- the PFKFB3 gene encoding 6-phosphofructo-2-kinase/fructose-2,6-bisphosphatase 3 isoform X4 produces the protein MPLELTQSRVQKIWIPVDHRPSLPRTCGPKLTNSPTVIVMVGLPARGKTYISKKLTRYLNWIGVPTKVFNVGEYRREAVKQYSSYNFFRPDNEEAMKVRKQCALAALRDVKSYLTKEGGQIAVFDATNTTRERRHMILHFAKENDFKVFFIESVCDDPTVVASNIMEVKISSPDYKDCNSAEAMDDFMKRINCYEASYQPLDPDKCDRDLSLIKVIDVGRRFLVNRVQDHIQSRIVYYLMNIHVQPRTIYLCRHGESEHNLQGKIGGDSGLSSRGRKFANALSKFVEEQNLKDLKVWTSQLKSTIQTAEALQLPYEQWKALNEIDAGVCEEMTYEEIKDTYPEEYALREQDKYYYRYPTGESYQDLVQRLEPVIMELERQENVLVICHQAVLRCLLAYFLDKSAEEMPYLKCPLHAVLKLTPIAYGCRVESIYLNVESVSTHRERSEDAKKGPNPLMRRNSVTPLASPEPTKKPRINSFEEHVASTSAALPTCLPPEVPTQLPGQPLLGKACLRTVCHIFSKFSPY, from the exons atgcccttggAGCTGACTCAGAGCCGGGTGCAGAAGATCTGGATCCCGGTCGACCACCGCCCCTCGCTGCCCAGAA CCTGTGGGCCGAAGCTCACCAACTCCCCGACAGTGATTGTCATGGTGGGGCTCCCTGCCCGTGGGAAGACCTACATCTCCAAGAAGCTAACCCGCTACCTCAACTGGATTGGTGTCCCCACGAAAG TGTTCAACGTGGGCGAGTACCGCCGGGAGGCCGTGAAGCAGTACAGCTCCTACAACTTCTTCCGCCCTGACAACGAGGAGGCCATGAAAGTCCGCAA GCAGTGTGCCCTGGCTGCCTTGAGAGATGTCAAAAGTTACCTGACGAAGGAGGGGGGCCAGATCGCA GTTTTCGATGCCACCAATACTACTAGAGAGAGGAGACACATGATCCTCCATTTTGCCAAAGAAAACGATTTCAAG GTGTTTTTCATTGAGTCTGTGTGTGATGACCCTACAGTCGTTGCCTCCAACATCATG GAAGTGAAAATCTCTAGCCCGGATTACAAAGATTGCAACTCCGCAGAAGCTATGGACGACTTCATGAAGAGAATTAACTGCTATGAGGCCAGTTACCAGCCCCTCGACCCTGATAAATGTGACAG GGACTTGTCGCTGATTAAGGTGATCGATGTGGGCCGGCGCTTCCTGGTGAACCGTGTGCAGGATCACATTCAGAGCCGCATCGTGTACTACCTGATGAACATCCACGTGCAGCCCCGCACCATCTACCTGTGCCGGCATGGCGAGAGCGAGCACAACCTCCAGGGCAAGATCGGGGGCGACTCGGGCTTGTCCAGCCGGGGCAGGAAG TTCGCCAACGCCCTGAGCAAGTTCGTGGAGGAGCAGAACCTGAAGGACCTCAAGGTGTGGACCAGCCAGCTGAAGAGCACCATCCAGACGGCCGAGGCCCTGCAGCTGCCTTACGAGCAGTGGAAGGCCCTCAACGAGATCGACGCG GGCGTGTGTGAGGAGATGACCTACGAGGAGATCAAGGACACCTACCCCGAGGAGTACGCGCTGCGTGAGCAGGACAAGTACTACTACCGCTACCCTACCGGGGAG TCCTACCAGGACCTGGTGCAGCGCTTAGAGCCGGTCATCATGGAACTAGAGCGGCAGGAAAACGTGCTGGTCATCTGCCACCAGGCCGTCCTGCGCTGCCTCCTGGCCTACTTCCTTGACAAGAGCGCAG AGGAGATGCCCTACCTGAAGTGCCCGCTTCACGCTGTCTTGAAGCTGACTCCCATCGCTTATG GTTGCCGAGTAGAATCCATCTACCTGAACGTGGAGTCCGTGAGCACACACCGGGAGAGGTCAGAG GATGCAAAGAAGGGACCTAACCCGCTCATGAGACGCAATAGTGTCACCCCACTAGCCAGCCCCGAGCCCACCAAAAAGCCTCGCATCAACAGCTTTGAGGAGCATGTGGCCTCTACCTCCgctgccctgcccacctgcctGCCCCCGGAGGTGCCCACGCAGCTGCCCGGACAA CCTTTGCTAGGGAAAGCCTGTTT ACGAACTGTCTGTCATATTTTCTCAAAGTTCTCTCCTTACTAA
- the PFKFB3 gene encoding 6-phosphofructo-2-kinase/fructose-2,6-bisphosphatase 3 isoform X6 — MPLELTQSRVQKIWIPVDHRPSLPRTCGPKLTNSPTVIVMVGLPARGKTYISKKLTRYLNWIGVPTKVFNVGEYRREAVKQYSSYNFFRPDNEEAMKVRKQCALAALRDVKSYLTKEGGQIAVFDATNTTRERRHMILHFAKENDFKVFFIESVCDDPTVVASNIMEVKISSPDYKDCNSAEAMDDFMKRINCYEASYQPLDPDKCDRDLSLIKVIDVGRRFLVNRVQDHIQSRIVYYLMNIHVQPRTIYLCRHGESEHNLQGKIGGDSGLSSRGRKFANALSKFVEEQNLKDLKVWTSQLKSTIQTAEALQLPYEQWKALNEIDAGVCEEMTYEEIKDTYPEEYALREQDKYYYRYPTGESYQDLVQRLEPVIMELERQENVLVICHQAVLRCLLAYFLDKSAEEMPYLKCPLHAVLKLTPIAYGCRVESIYLNVESVSTHRERSEDAKKGPNPLMRRNSVTPLASPEPTKKPRINSFEEHVASTSAALPTCLPPEVPTQLPGQPLLGKACLT, encoded by the exons atgcccttggAGCTGACTCAGAGCCGGGTGCAGAAGATCTGGATCCCGGTCGACCACCGCCCCTCGCTGCCCAGAA CCTGTGGGCCGAAGCTCACCAACTCCCCGACAGTGATTGTCATGGTGGGGCTCCCTGCCCGTGGGAAGACCTACATCTCCAAGAAGCTAACCCGCTACCTCAACTGGATTGGTGTCCCCACGAAAG TGTTCAACGTGGGCGAGTACCGCCGGGAGGCCGTGAAGCAGTACAGCTCCTACAACTTCTTCCGCCCTGACAACGAGGAGGCCATGAAAGTCCGCAA GCAGTGTGCCCTGGCTGCCTTGAGAGATGTCAAAAGTTACCTGACGAAGGAGGGGGGCCAGATCGCA GTTTTCGATGCCACCAATACTACTAGAGAGAGGAGACACATGATCCTCCATTTTGCCAAAGAAAACGATTTCAAG GTGTTTTTCATTGAGTCTGTGTGTGATGACCCTACAGTCGTTGCCTCCAACATCATG GAAGTGAAAATCTCTAGCCCGGATTACAAAGATTGCAACTCCGCAGAAGCTATGGACGACTTCATGAAGAGAATTAACTGCTATGAGGCCAGTTACCAGCCCCTCGACCCTGATAAATGTGACAG GGACTTGTCGCTGATTAAGGTGATCGATGTGGGCCGGCGCTTCCTGGTGAACCGTGTGCAGGATCACATTCAGAGCCGCATCGTGTACTACCTGATGAACATCCACGTGCAGCCCCGCACCATCTACCTGTGCCGGCATGGCGAGAGCGAGCACAACCTCCAGGGCAAGATCGGGGGCGACTCGGGCTTGTCCAGCCGGGGCAGGAAG TTCGCCAACGCCCTGAGCAAGTTCGTGGAGGAGCAGAACCTGAAGGACCTCAAGGTGTGGACCAGCCAGCTGAAGAGCACCATCCAGACGGCCGAGGCCCTGCAGCTGCCTTACGAGCAGTGGAAGGCCCTCAACGAGATCGACGCG GGCGTGTGTGAGGAGATGACCTACGAGGAGATCAAGGACACCTACCCCGAGGAGTACGCGCTGCGTGAGCAGGACAAGTACTACTACCGCTACCCTACCGGGGAG TCCTACCAGGACCTGGTGCAGCGCTTAGAGCCGGTCATCATGGAACTAGAGCGGCAGGAAAACGTGCTGGTCATCTGCCACCAGGCCGTCCTGCGCTGCCTCCTGGCCTACTTCCTTGACAAGAGCGCAG AGGAGATGCCCTACCTGAAGTGCCCGCTTCACGCTGTCTTGAAGCTGACTCCCATCGCTTATG GTTGCCGAGTAGAATCCATCTACCTGAACGTGGAGTCCGTGAGCACACACCGGGAGAGGTCAGAG GATGCAAAGAAGGGACCTAACCCGCTCATGAGACGCAATAGTGTCACCCCACTAGCCAGCCCCGAGCCCACCAAAAAGCCTCGCATCAACAGCTTTGAGGAGCATGTGGCCTCTACCTCCgctgccctgcccacctgcctGCCCCCGGAGGTGCCCACGCAGCTGCCCGGACAA CCTTTGCTAGGGAAAGCCTGTTT AACATGA
- the PFKFB3 gene encoding 6-phosphofructo-2-kinase/fructose-2,6-bisphosphatase 3 isoform X9: protein MPLELTQSRVQKIWIPVDHRPSLPRTCGPKLTNSPTVIVMVGLPARGKTYISKKLTRYLNWIGVPTKVFNVGEYRREAVKQYSSYNFFRPDNEEAMKVRKQCALAALRDVKSYLTKEGGQIAVFDATNTTRERRHMILHFAKENDFKVFFIESVCDDPTVVASNIMEVKISSPDYKDCNSAEAMDDFMKRINCYEASYQPLDPDKCDRDLSLIKVIDVGRRFLVNRVQDHIQSRIVYYLMNIHVQPRTIYLCRHGESEHNLQGKIGGDSGLSSRGRKFANALSKFVEEQNLKDLKVWTSQLKSTIQTAEALQLPYEQWKALNEIDAVSAGRGLCPRRCGGPPSLPRWRPAQRLRAAPSSDLRLCLQGVCEEMTYEEIKDTYPEEYALREQDKYYYRYPTGESYQDLVQRLEPVIMELERQENVLVICHQAVLRCLLAYFLDKSAEEMPYLKCPLHAVLKLTPIAYGCRVESIYLNVESVSTHRERSEDAKKGPNPLMRRNSVTPLASPEPTKKPRINSFEEHVASTSAALPTCLPPEVPTQLPGQPLLGKACLRTVCHIFSKFSPY, encoded by the exons atgcccttggAGCTGACTCAGAGCCGGGTGCAGAAGATCTGGATCCCGGTCGACCACCGCCCCTCGCTGCCCAGAA CCTGTGGGCCGAAGCTCACCAACTCCCCGACAGTGATTGTCATGGTGGGGCTCCCTGCCCGTGGGAAGACCTACATCTCCAAGAAGCTAACCCGCTACCTCAACTGGATTGGTGTCCCCACGAAAG TGTTCAACGTGGGCGAGTACCGCCGGGAGGCCGTGAAGCAGTACAGCTCCTACAACTTCTTCCGCCCTGACAACGAGGAGGCCATGAAAGTCCGCAA GCAGTGTGCCCTGGCTGCCTTGAGAGATGTCAAAAGTTACCTGACGAAGGAGGGGGGCCAGATCGCA GTTTTCGATGCCACCAATACTACTAGAGAGAGGAGACACATGATCCTCCATTTTGCCAAAGAAAACGATTTCAAG GTGTTTTTCATTGAGTCTGTGTGTGATGACCCTACAGTCGTTGCCTCCAACATCATG GAAGTGAAAATCTCTAGCCCGGATTACAAAGATTGCAACTCCGCAGAAGCTATGGACGACTTCATGAAGAGAATTAACTGCTATGAGGCCAGTTACCAGCCCCTCGACCCTGATAAATGTGACAG GGACTTGTCGCTGATTAAGGTGATCGATGTGGGCCGGCGCTTCCTGGTGAACCGTGTGCAGGATCACATTCAGAGCCGCATCGTGTACTACCTGATGAACATCCACGTGCAGCCCCGCACCATCTACCTGTGCCGGCATGGCGAGAGCGAGCACAACCTCCAGGGCAAGATCGGGGGCGACTCGGGCTTGTCCAGCCGGGGCAGGAAG TTCGCCAACGCCCTGAGCAAGTTCGTGGAGGAGCAGAACCTGAAGGACCTCAAGGTGTGGACCAGCCAGCTGAAGAGCACCATCCAGACGGCCGAGGCCCTGCAGCTGCCTTACGAGCAGTGGAAGGCCCTCAACGAGATCGACGCGGTGAGTGCCGGCCGGGGCCTCTGCCCGAGGCGCTGTGGGGGACCCCCGAGCCTCCCACGCTGGCGGCCAGCTCAGCGGCTACGGGCTGCGCCCTCGAGCGACCTCCGCCTGTGCCTGCAGGGCGTGTGTGAGGAGATGACCTACGAGGAGATCAAGGACACCTACCCCGAGGAGTACGCGCTGCGTGAGCAGGACAAGTACTACTACCGCTACCCTACCGGGGAG TCCTACCAGGACCTGGTGCAGCGCTTAGAGCCGGTCATCATGGAACTAGAGCGGCAGGAAAACGTGCTGGTCATCTGCCACCAGGCCGTCCTGCGCTGCCTCCTGGCCTACTTCCTTGACAAGAGCGCAG AGGAGATGCCCTACCTGAAGTGCCCGCTTCACGCTGTCTTGAAGCTGACTCCCATCGCTTATG GTTGCCGAGTAGAATCCATCTACCTGAACGTGGAGTCCGTGAGCACACACCGGGAGAGGTCAGAG GATGCAAAGAAGGGACCTAACCCGCTCATGAGACGCAATAGTGTCACCCCACTAGCCAGCCCCGAGCCCACCAAAAAGCCTCGCATCAACAGCTTTGAGGAGCATGTGGCCTCTACCTCCgctgccctgcccacctgcctGCCCCCGGAGGTGCCCACGCAGCTGCCCGGACAA CCTTTGCTAGGGAAAGCCTGTTT ACGAACTGTCTGTCATATTTTCTCAAAGTTCTCTCCTTACTAA
- the PFKFB3 gene encoding 6-phosphofructo-2-kinase/fructose-2,6-bisphosphatase 3 isoform X5, whose product MPLELTQSRVQKIWIPVDHRPSLPRTCGPKLTNSPTVIVMVGLPARGKTYISKKLTRYLNWIGVPTKVFNVGEYRREAVKQYSSYNFFRPDNEEAMKVRKQCALAALRDVKSYLTKEGGQIAVFDATNTTRERRHMILHFAKENDFKVFFIESVCDDPTVVASNIMEVKISSPDYKDCNSAEAMDDFMKRINCYEASYQPLDPDKCDRDLSLIKVIDVGRRFLVNRVQDHIQSRIVYYLMNIHVQPRTIYLCRHGESEHNLQGKIGGDSGLSSRGRKFANALSKFVEEQNLKDLKVWTSQLKSTIQTAEALQLPYEQWKALNEIDAGVCEEMTYEEIKDTYPEEYALREQDKYYYRYPTGESYQDLVQRLEPVIMELERQENVLVICHQAVLRCLLAYFLDKSAEEMPYLKCPLHAVLKLTPIAYGCRVESIYLNVESVSTHRERSEDAKKGPNPLMRRNSVTPLASPEPTKKPRINSFEEHVASTSAALPTCLPPEVPTQLPGQNMKGSPGSVDASRTH is encoded by the exons atgcccttggAGCTGACTCAGAGCCGGGTGCAGAAGATCTGGATCCCGGTCGACCACCGCCCCTCGCTGCCCAGAA CCTGTGGGCCGAAGCTCACCAACTCCCCGACAGTGATTGTCATGGTGGGGCTCCCTGCCCGTGGGAAGACCTACATCTCCAAGAAGCTAACCCGCTACCTCAACTGGATTGGTGTCCCCACGAAAG TGTTCAACGTGGGCGAGTACCGCCGGGAGGCCGTGAAGCAGTACAGCTCCTACAACTTCTTCCGCCCTGACAACGAGGAGGCCATGAAAGTCCGCAA GCAGTGTGCCCTGGCTGCCTTGAGAGATGTCAAAAGTTACCTGACGAAGGAGGGGGGCCAGATCGCA GTTTTCGATGCCACCAATACTACTAGAGAGAGGAGACACATGATCCTCCATTTTGCCAAAGAAAACGATTTCAAG GTGTTTTTCATTGAGTCTGTGTGTGATGACCCTACAGTCGTTGCCTCCAACATCATG GAAGTGAAAATCTCTAGCCCGGATTACAAAGATTGCAACTCCGCAGAAGCTATGGACGACTTCATGAAGAGAATTAACTGCTATGAGGCCAGTTACCAGCCCCTCGACCCTGATAAATGTGACAG GGACTTGTCGCTGATTAAGGTGATCGATGTGGGCCGGCGCTTCCTGGTGAACCGTGTGCAGGATCACATTCAGAGCCGCATCGTGTACTACCTGATGAACATCCACGTGCAGCCCCGCACCATCTACCTGTGCCGGCATGGCGAGAGCGAGCACAACCTCCAGGGCAAGATCGGGGGCGACTCGGGCTTGTCCAGCCGGGGCAGGAAG TTCGCCAACGCCCTGAGCAAGTTCGTGGAGGAGCAGAACCTGAAGGACCTCAAGGTGTGGACCAGCCAGCTGAAGAGCACCATCCAGACGGCCGAGGCCCTGCAGCTGCCTTACGAGCAGTGGAAGGCCCTCAACGAGATCGACGCG GGCGTGTGTGAGGAGATGACCTACGAGGAGATCAAGGACACCTACCCCGAGGAGTACGCGCTGCGTGAGCAGGACAAGTACTACTACCGCTACCCTACCGGGGAG TCCTACCAGGACCTGGTGCAGCGCTTAGAGCCGGTCATCATGGAACTAGAGCGGCAGGAAAACGTGCTGGTCATCTGCCACCAGGCCGTCCTGCGCTGCCTCCTGGCCTACTTCCTTGACAAGAGCGCAG AGGAGATGCCCTACCTGAAGTGCCCGCTTCACGCTGTCTTGAAGCTGACTCCCATCGCTTATG GTTGCCGAGTAGAATCCATCTACCTGAACGTGGAGTCCGTGAGCACACACCGGGAGAGGTCAGAG GATGCAAAGAAGGGACCTAACCCGCTCATGAGACGCAATAGTGTCACCCCACTAGCCAGCCCCGAGCCCACCAAAAAGCCTCGCATCAACAGCTTTGAGGAGCATGTGGCCTCTACCTCCgctgccctgcccacctgcctGCCCCCGGAGGTGCCCACGCAGCTGCCCGGACAA AACATGAAAGGCTCCCCGGGCAGCGTGGACGCCTCCAGGACGCACTga
- the PFKFB3 gene encoding 6-phosphofructo-2-kinase/fructose-2,6-bisphosphatase 3 isoform X7 yields MPLELTQSRVQKIWIPVDHRPSLPRTCGPKLTNSPTVIVMVGLPARGKTYISKKLTRYLNWIGVPTKVFNVGEYRREAVKQYSSYNFFRPDNEEAMKVRKQCALAALRDVKSYLTKEGGQIAVFDATNTTRERRHMILHFAKENDFKVFFIESVCDDPTVVASNIMEVKISSPDYKDCNSAEAMDDFMKRINCYEASYQPLDPDKCDRDLSLIKVIDVGRRFLVNRVQDHIQSRIVYYLMNIHVQPRTIYLCRHGESEHNLQGKIGGDSGLSSRGRKFANALSKFVEEQNLKDLKVWTSQLKSTIQTAEALQLPYEQWKALNEIDAVSAGRGLCPRRCGGPPSLPRWRPAQRLRAAPSSDLRLCLQGVCEEMTYEEIKDTYPEEYALREQDKYYYRYPTGESYQDLVQRLEPVIMELERQENVLVICHQAVLRCLLAYFLDKSAEEMPYLKCPLHAVLKLTPIAYGCRVESIYLNVESVSTHRERSENMKGSPGSVDASRTH; encoded by the exons atgcccttggAGCTGACTCAGAGCCGGGTGCAGAAGATCTGGATCCCGGTCGACCACCGCCCCTCGCTGCCCAGAA CCTGTGGGCCGAAGCTCACCAACTCCCCGACAGTGATTGTCATGGTGGGGCTCCCTGCCCGTGGGAAGACCTACATCTCCAAGAAGCTAACCCGCTACCTCAACTGGATTGGTGTCCCCACGAAAG TGTTCAACGTGGGCGAGTACCGCCGGGAGGCCGTGAAGCAGTACAGCTCCTACAACTTCTTCCGCCCTGACAACGAGGAGGCCATGAAAGTCCGCAA GCAGTGTGCCCTGGCTGCCTTGAGAGATGTCAAAAGTTACCTGACGAAGGAGGGGGGCCAGATCGCA GTTTTCGATGCCACCAATACTACTAGAGAGAGGAGACACATGATCCTCCATTTTGCCAAAGAAAACGATTTCAAG GTGTTTTTCATTGAGTCTGTGTGTGATGACCCTACAGTCGTTGCCTCCAACATCATG GAAGTGAAAATCTCTAGCCCGGATTACAAAGATTGCAACTCCGCAGAAGCTATGGACGACTTCATGAAGAGAATTAACTGCTATGAGGCCAGTTACCAGCCCCTCGACCCTGATAAATGTGACAG GGACTTGTCGCTGATTAAGGTGATCGATGTGGGCCGGCGCTTCCTGGTGAACCGTGTGCAGGATCACATTCAGAGCCGCATCGTGTACTACCTGATGAACATCCACGTGCAGCCCCGCACCATCTACCTGTGCCGGCATGGCGAGAGCGAGCACAACCTCCAGGGCAAGATCGGGGGCGACTCGGGCTTGTCCAGCCGGGGCAGGAAG TTCGCCAACGCCCTGAGCAAGTTCGTGGAGGAGCAGAACCTGAAGGACCTCAAGGTGTGGACCAGCCAGCTGAAGAGCACCATCCAGACGGCCGAGGCCCTGCAGCTGCCTTACGAGCAGTGGAAGGCCCTCAACGAGATCGACGCGGTGAGTGCCGGCCGGGGCCTCTGCCCGAGGCGCTGTGGGGGACCCCCGAGCCTCCCACGCTGGCGGCCAGCTCAGCGGCTACGGGCTGCGCCCTCGAGCGACCTCCGCCTGTGCCTGCAGGGCGTGTGTGAGGAGATGACCTACGAGGAGATCAAGGACACCTACCCCGAGGAGTACGCGCTGCGTGAGCAGGACAAGTACTACTACCGCTACCCTACCGGGGAG TCCTACCAGGACCTGGTGCAGCGCTTAGAGCCGGTCATCATGGAACTAGAGCGGCAGGAAAACGTGCTGGTCATCTGCCACCAGGCCGTCCTGCGCTGCCTCCTGGCCTACTTCCTTGACAAGAGCGCAG AGGAGATGCCCTACCTGAAGTGCCCGCTTCACGCTGTCTTGAAGCTGACTCCCATCGCTTATG GTTGCCGAGTAGAATCCATCTACCTGAACGTGGAGTCCGTGAGCACACACCGGGAGAGGTCAGAG AACATGAAAGGCTCCCCGGGCAGCGTGGACGCCTCCAGGACGCACTga
- the PFKFB3 gene encoding 6-phosphofructo-2-kinase/fructose-2,6-bisphosphatase 3 isoform X2 encodes MPLELTQSRVQKIWIPVDHRPSLPRTCGPKLTNSPTVIVMVGLPARGKTYISKKLTRYLNWIGVPTKVFNVGEYRREAVKQYSSYNFFRPDNEEAMKVRKQCALAALRDVKSYLTKEGGQIAVFDATNTTRERRHMILHFAKENDFKVFFIESVCDDPTVVASNIMEVKISSPDYKDCNSAEAMDDFMKRINCYEASYQPLDPDKCDRDLSLIKVIDVGRRFLVNRVQDHIQSRIVYYLMNIHVQPRTIYLCRHGESEHNLQGKIGGDSGLSSRGRKFANALSKFVEEQNLKDLKVWTSQLKSTIQTAEALQLPYEQWKALNEIDAVSAGRGLCPRRCGGPPSLPRWRPAQRLRAAPSSDLRLCLQGVCEEMTYEEIKDTYPEEYALREQDKYYYRYPTGESYQDLVQRLEPVIMELERQENVLVICHQAVLRCLLAYFLDKSAEEMPYLKCPLHAVLKLTPIAYGCRVESIYLNVESVSTHRERSEDAKKGPNPLMRRNSVTPLASPEPTKKPRINSFEEHVASTSAALPTCLPPEVPTQLPGQPLLGKACLT; translated from the exons atgcccttggAGCTGACTCAGAGCCGGGTGCAGAAGATCTGGATCCCGGTCGACCACCGCCCCTCGCTGCCCAGAA CCTGTGGGCCGAAGCTCACCAACTCCCCGACAGTGATTGTCATGGTGGGGCTCCCTGCCCGTGGGAAGACCTACATCTCCAAGAAGCTAACCCGCTACCTCAACTGGATTGGTGTCCCCACGAAAG TGTTCAACGTGGGCGAGTACCGCCGGGAGGCCGTGAAGCAGTACAGCTCCTACAACTTCTTCCGCCCTGACAACGAGGAGGCCATGAAAGTCCGCAA GCAGTGTGCCCTGGCTGCCTTGAGAGATGTCAAAAGTTACCTGACGAAGGAGGGGGGCCAGATCGCA GTTTTCGATGCCACCAATACTACTAGAGAGAGGAGACACATGATCCTCCATTTTGCCAAAGAAAACGATTTCAAG GTGTTTTTCATTGAGTCTGTGTGTGATGACCCTACAGTCGTTGCCTCCAACATCATG GAAGTGAAAATCTCTAGCCCGGATTACAAAGATTGCAACTCCGCAGAAGCTATGGACGACTTCATGAAGAGAATTAACTGCTATGAGGCCAGTTACCAGCCCCTCGACCCTGATAAATGTGACAG GGACTTGTCGCTGATTAAGGTGATCGATGTGGGCCGGCGCTTCCTGGTGAACCGTGTGCAGGATCACATTCAGAGCCGCATCGTGTACTACCTGATGAACATCCACGTGCAGCCCCGCACCATCTACCTGTGCCGGCATGGCGAGAGCGAGCACAACCTCCAGGGCAAGATCGGGGGCGACTCGGGCTTGTCCAGCCGGGGCAGGAAG TTCGCCAACGCCCTGAGCAAGTTCGTGGAGGAGCAGAACCTGAAGGACCTCAAGGTGTGGACCAGCCAGCTGAAGAGCACCATCCAGACGGCCGAGGCCCTGCAGCTGCCTTACGAGCAGTGGAAGGCCCTCAACGAGATCGACGCGGTGAGTGCCGGCCGGGGCCTCTGCCCGAGGCGCTGTGGGGGACCCCCGAGCCTCCCACGCTGGCGGCCAGCTCAGCGGCTACGGGCTGCGCCCTCGAGCGACCTCCGCCTGTGCCTGCAGGGCGTGTGTGAGGAGATGACCTACGAGGAGATCAAGGACACCTACCCCGAGGAGTACGCGCTGCGTGAGCAGGACAAGTACTACTACCGCTACCCTACCGGGGAG TCCTACCAGGACCTGGTGCAGCGCTTAGAGCCGGTCATCATGGAACTAGAGCGGCAGGAAAACGTGCTGGTCATCTGCCACCAGGCCGTCCTGCGCTGCCTCCTGGCCTACTTCCTTGACAAGAGCGCAG AGGAGATGCCCTACCTGAAGTGCCCGCTTCACGCTGTCTTGAAGCTGACTCCCATCGCTTATG GTTGCCGAGTAGAATCCATCTACCTGAACGTGGAGTCCGTGAGCACACACCGGGAGAGGTCAGAG GATGCAAAGAAGGGACCTAACCCGCTCATGAGACGCAATAGTGTCACCCCACTAGCCAGCCCCGAGCCCACCAAAAAGCCTCGCATCAACAGCTTTGAGGAGCATGTGGCCTCTACCTCCgctgccctgcccacctgcctGCCCCCGGAGGTGCCCACGCAGCTGCCCGGACAA CCTTTGCTAGGGAAAGCCTGTTT AACATGA